The genome window AACTCAAATTTACTCCATCGTTCAATACATATAAACTCGTCTTTTTCATTCCAATACATCCAAGAAGTTAATTCTGACCAGCCTTCTGCCCCTTCTTTTTGATACTCTCCAAAAGCTTCCTCATCTAATTTATACACCTCGCTGTTATAGATTAAGTTTTCAGGAACGGAGGCATAAGTTAAAACTTCATCTTTAAAACGAGGTGCCACCTTAAGGATTTCAGCTGGCACTGTCATATACAATACACCATCATCAGCCACCTCTAAAAAAAGCACCGAACTACCATCGCTGAGTTTATACTCTCTAGATTTAAAATTGTTTTCCCATAGGTAGTGGTAAACCTCTTGTACTACCCAGTTTTTCATATCATACTCCAAAGTAGCCCCAATAGTTAAATTATGAAGTGTTGCCTCAACCGGCTCCTCTTTTTTCTTAAAAAATCCAAACATTTTAATTTTATTTTTTGTTCAAACAAGCTCTTTTCAATGACTTTTACTTTCCAAAGCCACCACCTCCACCGCGGAATCCACCGCCGCCACCTCCAGACCAGCCACCTCCACCAACATGATGGTATCTACCAGAGTTTCCTGTATGAATATATGTTCCATTACAACCTCTAGACATGATGACGATGAAAACAACCAAAATAATCATAAAAAGGATAATCTTAACAGGTGTTGGATTATCATCCCCTCCTCCTTTGTAGGTCGAATTGTAACCGTGTTTACGTTGTAATTTTCTTTCTCTAGCTCTATTCGGATCTCCCGGTGTAACGTTGCTTATTTCTAACTCTTGTACCTTATGACCATGACAAGCTTCTATATCTCCATCCCAATTTTCTACTGAAATAAATTCTTCTCCTTGACTATCGTAATAATCCCATAAATAAAATGACTCCCAATAATTATCTTCATCATTTCTCGCTTCGGAATTAAATTTTTCATTAAAGGAATATGTTTTGCCTTGATATCCAATTGTTGGTATAGGATCTGCATAAGGTATAAAATCAGATGATTTCAGCGGTATATCAATCTCTTTACTAAAAAGTATTTTTAATACACCATCATCCTCTACCTCTAAATACCCTTCTTCATCTCCAGCATATATTTTATATTCTTTGCTGGTAAAATTATTCCCCCATTTGTAATGATATACCTCTTCTACAATCCATGTTTTTAGATTGTAATCAAACGTATAGCCTACTTTAAGCTCTGTTAATTTTGGTTCGAAAGATGAATCACTCATATTATTTGTTAAAACTTGGGGTTAATTGATTAATTGTTCCTCTTTTTACTTCTTTTAACTCCATTATCTCTGCTTCAAATATCGTTTTAATATACGCTAATGCCTCTGTTAATTCATAAGATTCATTACATGTAAAAAAATCTAATGCTACATACTTGTATTCTGGCCAAGTATGAATGGCTATATGACTTTCTTTAATCACAATAACCCCACTTACCCCAATTGGGTTAAAATGATGTATTGTTGTATTCACAACAGATAAACTGGCGATTTTCGCAGCTTCTAATAACGTTTTTTCTACAAGAGCTGTGTCATTGATTTTTTTAGCATCACAACCATGTAATTCAATTAATGTATGAAAACCAAGCGTCTGCATTTATCTTCTCTTTGAAATTCGTTGGGGAGAATATTTCACTAAAGGTTTCCCAGTATATTTTGCCACCACTTTACCTAATTCTAAAGCTTCTTCGTAGTCATCAAACTGACTTATTAATAACCTTCCTAAATGTTTTGGAGTTAGAAAAACAAGATCGTGTTTATAGATATAATCTCCTCCTGTTTCGTAATAACTTTCGGTGTTATCATCATAACTGTCATCATAACTATACCTTTTAGAAATGATACTTATATCCCTGTATTTCACCAAATCATTCTCCTTAGTATATGTTACACCAAAGACATTTAATTGATTTTTAAACGTTTTCTCTTTATAGTTAATTATTATCATTTCTTTTGCAAACAGCATTATTGAACCTGCTACAAATAAAAAAGTTCCAAAGAGAAGAGAGACCCAATTACCTCCACCAAAAAAACTTAAAACTACTGCAAAACCACCAGTAACTAAAAAAGCTGCACCTGTTACCCTATGAGAAATACCAAAACTATATCCTTTATCTATTTTTTTTATCATCAACCTTTAAGTAACTCCAAATGCTTTTAACAATTCGGCTCATCATTTTAAAAAACGGAAAAATAATTTTATCGAAAAAAAATCCGGAAAAAGATGAACAACAATATCTAAAAACAGCTCCAGCAACATTTTATAAAAAGTCTAACAAACCATAGCGTTTGTTAGACTTCTAGTTATTAGAAATTACATTCCCATTTTTTTCTTCAACTCTGCTAATGCATCAGCAGAATCTGCATCAACATTATCTAGAGCGGCATCAATTTCTTCATCTACGCTTTTAGATTGCTCAGCAATATCTCCATAAGCTTCTGCTAACGCTTCTTCTTCGGCAACTTTGTCTTTCATTTTTTCTAACATTGCTATTGTTCCTGTAGAATCTACTTGAGACAATTGCTTGTTGATCTTCTTCGTTGCTTTACTTACTTTCATACGAGCTTTTAATGTTTTCAACTCATTCTCGTATTTACTAATATTTGATTTTACTTTGTTGATATTCGCTTCTAATTGCGCTATTGATTGATCAAACTTTTGAACTTCTGCTTGCGCTCTAGCTCCATTTTCTTTTGCTTGTTGCACTCTTTTTAACGCTTCAGTAGCCAAACGATCTGCTTCAGCAGCATCCATTTTCCCTTCTTTTGCATTATTTAAAAGCGTCATCGCTTTTTTCTCAAAATCCTCAACTTGAAATTTAGATTTATTCAAATCAGCATTTGAACGAATTCTTAACGCTTTAACTTCAGCTAAAGCTTTTAGAGAAGCATCTAAATCTTTCTTTAGATCTCTAATTCCTTGTTCTGTTAATTTTATTGGGTCCTCTAACTTATCTACCAAGTTATGTGCCTCTGATTGTCCTATTTTAAAAAGTCTTCTAAATATACTCATGATTGTCTTTTTTTACGTATTCAAATTATTACTTCGAGAACTCTATCAATTCTCTATTATATTCTGTCATCAATAAACTCAATGAGTTGATTGATCCCTCTATTTCATTTCGATCTAAATTTTCGATTTGTAAGGTATCTCTAAACGAAACTTTGTTCTCGTGCAAAACAAAAGCCCCGTGTACAATATCTCTATTCTTTGTCAACAAACTTTTGTATAACTCAGGTGTTTCATTCTTTACCTCAAAAAGAAATTGCTCCATAATTAATATTGGATCTTCACAGTCTAATACTAAATTAAAAATACCTTCTTCCTCTCTTTCTATTACAAATAGTCCATTTTCTTCGTCTTCCACTTTTATTACATAGTTTAAATCAACTAAATAAGCTTTAATTTTTTGGAAGTGATTTTGTTGTGTTTCCATAAGTCGTAATTAAATTTTTTATAAATCTACAAACAACTAATTAATTTAGCAAGAAAAAACTAATATTTTTTGCATTTATTTTGTTTGACCACATTTTTTACTAACTTTGTTGGCATGTCGACAATAGGAATTAACATCAAAAAAATAAGAAGTGTCAAAGGACTTAATCAAACTGCTTTTGCCAACCTTTTTGGATTAACACGTGCCAACATTGGTTCTTATGAAGAATTAAGGGCTGAACCAAAAATTGATACAATCATCAAGATAGCCACACATTATAAAATACCTATTGATAAATTAGTTAGAAAAGAGTTAACGGTTAACGAAATTTCAAATTTTGATATCTTTTCTAAAGTTCCATCATATCATACAGAAAAACAACCCAAAGGAATCAAACTGGTCAACCAAAATGATTTAAAAGACTATCCTAAACTAAAAAAAGACACTAAATACCTAAGTAACCTTCAATCGATAAACCTACCTATTCAACATATAAAAGCTAAAAATATTATCATTTTTAATGAGGGGAACACTTTATTCTCAGGAAAAGACAGTTTCTATCACGGTGATTTTCTTTATCTTGAGGCTATAGAAAACAAAACCTCAAGCTTTTTGGGAGTTATCGTTGATGCTGAACAATTTCACAAAGGGCTCATTACTATTCACAAAAATAAAATCTCTATACAACCTTTAAACAACAATAACGATAAAAGGGAAATTTTATATACCGATCAACTTGAGATTTGGGAAATAAAAGGAAAGTTTACTACAGAAATTTCGCACGAAAATACACTTGTTACACAATTGAAAAATATCGAAGAGCGATTAAGAAAAATCGAACAAGAAAAATAACAACTATAATCCCTTTATAAAGCCCTCAATCTTAAAAGCTAATTTTATTAGCATACATTCGTTTTTTTTAATTATTCATAGAAATTCGAATCTTCTTTTATATATTTAGCTAAGAAAAAATAAGTTTATGGGATTTTATATTGGCGGTATAATACTGTTAGTTGTAGCAGTAATATTTTTCATCATCCAAAAGAAAAGAAGCGGCAAACTTCATCATATAGAGTACAATGATACAACAAGCATTAATCAAATTGTAGAAAATCACAACGAAATGTCTGGCTCTTTTGGCCCTGGATCATTTAGTCTTTATAGTGAGGTAAAAGGGATTGCTACAGCAAACACCCCTATAAAAACTGAGTTCTCACATCAAGAATGTGTATATTACAAATCTACTGTGACCCGAGAATATGAAGTATTAGAAAAAACAAAAGATGCCAGTGGCAAATCCTCAAAAAGATGGGTAAGAAAGTCTGAAGTTGTTGCTAACAATGAAAATAAGTCTCATGATTTTATGATTAGAGATAATTCTGGGGAAATACTACTCAATACTGAAGGCTCGGAATTACATGCAAAAAAGACGTTTTCAAAATTTGAAGAGGGAGACGACGCTCCTAAGGGAGGATTAAACATTTCAATTGGTAGTTTTTCAATTTCCTCTGGTTCTAATTATAGAACAATTGGTTATAAATATGAAGAGTACGCTATACCAACAAAAACCCCACTTTATGTAATAGGTGATGCCAACGATCGATCAGGTCGATTGCAAATATCAAAACCGACAGATAAGAGACCTTTTATCGTTTCCACCAAATCTGAAGATGAAATAACAAAACAGCTAAGCTCATCAGCCAAATGGATGTTTTACGGAGCTATAGGATGCGCTGTTGCGGCAGGCACATTAATTGTTATTGGAGTGATTAAAAGCTTTTAAATTACTCTGACAAAACCACAATAGGTACAGGAGAATGCATTGTTAACTTTCTCGAAATGCTTTTGTGGAACAATCTTTCAAAAAAGTTTCTTTTACGAGAGACAACTACTAAGAGATTGATATTGTTCGCCACAATATAATCCAAGATTTCTGCTTCATAGTCAGTATTTTCCAGAAACTTAAAGGTATGTTCAAAACCAGTAAATATATCATCTACATCAGCGGCATGCTCTACAAATTTAGTTGGATCAACTTTAGATAAATCTTCCGAGACATTGATTAAATGAAATGCTCCATTTAGCAACCTTGCAAGTTCTTTGACCGACTCAAAAACCCCTATGTTTTTTAAATTTTGTAAGTCTGTAGAAACCGCTATCTTTAACTTATCTTCAAAACGACAATCATATGGTATAGCAATTAACGGAATGTTTATTTCTTGAATTAATGTCGCGGTATTACTTCCAACAAAAGTCTCTTTTAGCCCAGAAGCTCCTGTTGTCCCCATAATCACTAAATCAACATTATAATTTTTTGAACAGTGACTAACTGAAGCTGTTAAATCTCCATTATAGTCAACAGTTTCAATTTTAGCTGCTGGAAACTTTTCTAAGGCCTCGGCTTTTACTTTCTCCAATCCACTTACACTATCTTCTCTCAATACATCTGTCAAGTCGATCATCACAGATGAGTTTGGCACAGCATAAGCATTCAACAGAATAATTTCTGCTTCAAGCTTTTCTGAAAGATTTATAGCATATTCTAACGCATTAAATGCTGCTTTAGAAAAATCAGTTGGAACAAGAATTTTTTTCATTTATTATTAATTTTAATAAAATGTTGTATGTATTTTTGTTTTGAAGAATCAATATCTTACTTGAACTATAACACAGTAAACAAAGATAACAACATAGATAGCAAAAATAATTTGAGAAGCGACAGAGATTTATATGACTTTTGTCAGTATTAAAAAAATATGGAACATCCATCAGACATATTTTCGTCTTTAAGACCTGATAATACTTTACATTGGCTTTCTTTTGTAATTTTTTTATCGGTTGCTATTCTCGCCTATTCAAAACAAAGAAATAACTCCATTCAAATAGCATTAAAAAGCTTTTTTAACATTCGTTTTTTCAAGCAATCCTTAAGAGAAGAAACAAATTCTAGCATTTACTCAGGAAGAGTTCTACTGGTTAACGCTTTCATTACCATCAGTATCACTTTGTTTTATTTCTTATCAGATTTTTCTTCCTTTTCTGGAACAACCTATTTCTTTTTTCTCTTTTTATTTCTATTAACACTACTCTGGTATATCATTAACACAATGATTAAATATGTTATCTCTAAAATAAGTGGACTTAAAGTAATAGAAAATGAGTCCATTCGGTACAATCAATACTTCTTTCAGGTATTGGGTATCTTTTTATTACCAGGTATAATTGGTTTATATTTTTTTCCTCATCAGCTGATGGGTTACAACTTTCAAGATATAGCTGAAAAATATATCATTGTTGCTACTTTGCTATTGCTAGCAAATAAGTTAATACAAAGTATATTTCAAAGCTTTGAAATAAAAATTTCATGGTTTTATATTTTTTTGTACATTTGCACCCTTGAAATTTTGCCGTTATGTATTGGTTTTCAACTCATAATTAATCAAAACCCTATATAACTACAACTTTTCAGGGAAGAATAAAACAGAAATTACTATGCCAATAAAATCTATTTTAGTCTCTCAGCCTCAACCGAAAGCAGGTAAGAACCCTTTTGAAAGTTTAGCTCAAAAAAACAACTTGAAAGTTGATTTTAGATCTTTTATTCACGTAGAGGGAGTTGAAGAACAAGAGTTTAGGAAATCGAGAATTTCTTTGAGTGATTACACTGCTGTTATATTAACTTCAAGAAATGCCGTTGATCATTATTTTAGAATGGCTAAAGAGACAAGGTTTAATGTGCCTGACGATATGAAATACTTTTGTATTTCTGAAGCAGTAGCCTATTACCTTCAGAACTACATTGTATACAGAAAAAGAAAAATCTTTGTTGGAAAACAACGAATTACTGACCTTATTGATGTTTTGAAAAAACAGAAAAAGGAGAAGTTTATCGTTCCATGTTCTGATATTCAACGTTCAATTATTCCAGAACAGTTAGAAAAAGCTGGGTTAGATTTCCAAAACGCTGTATTGTTTAAAACCGTATGTAGCGATTTATCTGACTTAGAAGATGTTAAATACGACATGTTAGTCTTCTACAGTCCATCAGGAATTGAGTCTTTATTTAAAAACTTTCCTGATTTTGTTCAAAATGATACTAAAATAGCTGTTTTTGGTCCAACAACACAAAAAGCTGTTGAAGCCGCTGGACTTCGAATAGATGTAAGTGCTCCTCAACCTGGTACTCCATCGATGACAATGGCCATTGAAAAATACATTAAAGAACAAGGGAAATAGACTATTTATTACTAAATAAACAAAACAAAAGGTCGATTTTAATATCGGCCTTTTTACTTTTGTAGTATGAAGCAAGGTTTAAGTAGAGCGCATAGTCTTAAAAACAAATTAACCATCACTCGTATTTTTAGCAAAAAAGATGGTTTTATCACCTATCCTATCCGGATAAGCTATACAGAAACAAATTCAGCTCTTCCAGTACAGGTTTTATTTTCAGTTCCTAAAAGGAAATTTAAAAAAGCTACTGACAGGAACCGTATTAAACGTTTAATGCGTGAGGCTTATCGATTAAACCAATCCGAGTTTTTAGAGGGCCTACAATCAAAAAATAAAACGATAGCTTTGTATATTGGTTATGTTGGAAAGGAAATACCTAGTTATTCTGTGATTGAAAAAAAAATAAAACTATCTTTAGTTCGTTTATTAAAGGAACTAGAAACCAAAGAGCAATGAAACTCAAACATCTACTTATTTTATTAACGGTCGGTATTGTATTGTCAAGTGGTACAACCTATACGTTATCCTATTATTTTGACGATAAAGATGATGACAATTATTTCGAGATCACAAAAAATCTCAGAACAATGTCTGCTGTATATAATGTTATCAATACTTATTACGTTGATGAACCACAACCAGGAAAAATGATGAAAACAGGTATAGATGCGATGTTAAAATCATTGGACCCATACACTGTTTATATCCCTGAAAGTCAGATAGAAGATTACCGTTATATGACCACTGGTCAATACGGAGGAATTGGCTCATTAATCCAAAAACAAGGAGATCATATTGTTATTTCAGAACCTTACGAAGGCTTTCCTGCTCAAAAAGGAGGCTTAAAAGCTGGTGACATTCTTATTGAGGTAGACGGAGTTTCTGTTGAGGGAAAAGAAACCAGTGATATGAGTAAAATTTTAAAAGGAGGGGCTGGAACAGCATTAACCATCAAATTTAAAAGAGGAGAGGAAACCAAAGAAATTACTCTAAAAAGAGAAGAAGTAAAAATTGCTGAAGTTCCTTACTTTGGAATGATAGATGACGAAGTGGGGTATGTAAAACTAACATCATTTACCAATACAGCGAGTAAAAATATAGGAAAAGCATTAAGAACGCTTAAGGATAGTTTAGGGATGAAAAAAGTAATCCTCGATTTAAGAGGAAATGGTGGAGGTTTATTGCATGAAGCTGTTAATATCGTAAATTTTTGGGTACCCAAAGGCCAATTAGTTGTCGAAACCAAAGGGAGGTTAGAGACCATGAATCGTTCTTATAAAACTCAAAACAATGCTTTTGATGAAAATATGCCAATTGCTGTACTAATTAACGATCGTTCTGCCTCTGCCAGTGAAATTGTTTCTGGTAGTATTCAAGATTTAGATCGAGGAATTGTAATTGGAGAACGCAGCTATGGAAAAGGACTAGTACAACAAACAAAAGACATCAATTTCGGTAGCAAAGTTAAGGTTACTATAGCTAAATACTACACCCCTAGCGGTAGATGCATACAAAAACTAGATTACTCCCACAGAGATGGAAAAGGTAAGGTTCACGAAGTTTCGGATAGTTTAATTCATTCTTTTAAAACGAAGAATGGGCGAACAGTAAAAGATGGTAGAGGTATAGACCCTGATGTTGTTATTGAAGAAGAAATATACAATAAACTAACAGCTGTTTTGGTCACCAAAAATATGCTTTTTGAATATGCTACTCAATATGAACGCGCTCATCCTTCTATAGCTTCGAGCAAAAAATTTGAATTAACAGCTGATGAATATCAAGACTTTATAGCATTCATTAAAAACCAAGAAGACATCAGTTATACCACAGATTCACAGGAGTTATTAGAGCAGCTAAAAGAGGTTGCCAAAGACGAGAAATATTTCAATGAATCTGAAAGTGAATTTAAGCTGTTGTTAGAAAAGTTAACACCGAATTTAGAAAACGATTTAATACGCTATCAGGAAGAAATTAAAGAGTTGTTAGAAAATGAAATTGTATCTCGTTATTACTTTCAAAAAGGAAGGGTAGAGGCTTCTTTAAAGCATGACACATACATTGACAAAGCTTTAGATATTTTGAATAACAACGAAAGGTATGAGCAAATACTTACCGTTCAATAGAGGCAACCTCTAAGTTCCATGGGATTTAAACAAAGTCAAATTTTAACGCTTTTTAAGCTTTACCAAAAAAACTTTTTCCACTATAATTACACGTTTTTTTGTATTGCTTTAGTTGTTGGACTTTCAACTAGTGAAATCATTATGAGTGTGGCTAGTATAAGCCTTGCTATTAATTGGTTGTTAGAAGGACAGTTTAAAAAGAAGTATGCACTTGTAAAACAACGCAAACAACTTCCTAGTCTTTTGATTATTGGTTATTTTTCTTTAACCATCTGGCTCATTAATACTTCCAATTTTGAATATGCGTTTAACGACTTAAAAGTGAAACTTCCTTTGCTCGTTTTCCCTTTGGTTTTAGGCTCTATAACGCTTTCTTTTCAACAAATTCAAGCTATTTTTAAGTTTTTTGTTTTAGGTCTTTTATTTAGTACACTCATTAGTTTTCTGGTTTATCTTGAAATAATTCCTATAAAAAAAGACCTTTCTGACATTAGAAATATCTCCATTTTTATCTCACACATTAGGTTAAGCTTGTTGATTTGTCTTGCTATTGTACTCCTTATTAAACCTACTAAAGGAAACTACATATTCCCACCCATACTAACTATCGGATTTTCATTATGGTTCATTCTATTTTTGTTTATTCTACAAGCCTTTACAGGGTTATTTATATTAGGGGTTCTTTCCATCGTTTTTTTGGCTTACTTAATTTTTAAATCGAAAAACAAACTATTAAAATTATTTGTAACCATCTCTTTTATTGGGATAGGAGCTTTCTTTACGCATAAAGTTTATACGATATACAACAATAACTTTGTAGCTCCCCCAATCATTGTTTCACAACTAGATTACGCTTCTAAAACTGGAGAAGTATATCAATATAAAGTAGAAGATGATTGGCTTGAAAATGGAAATCGAGTCTGGTTATACATTGCCCCAAAAGAGTTAGCAAAAGCGTGGAATGCCAGAAGCACTATTCCTTTTGACTCAACAGATCATAAAGGACAACCAATGTGGGGGACACTCTATCGCTATTTAACTTCAAAAAACCTTAGAAAAGATCAGGAAGGCTTAGAAAAGTTAAGTCATGACGAAATCAGAGCTATTGAGCAAGGAACTACAAACTGTTGTGAAAAACTGAATGGTTTTGATAAAAAGAT of Flavobacteriales bacterium contains these proteins:
- a CDS encoding DUF4271 domain-containing protein — translated: MEHPSDIFSSLRPDNTLHWLSFVIFLSVAILAYSKQRNNSIQIALKSFFNIRFFKQSLREETNSSIYSGRVLLVNAFITISITLFYFLSDFSSFSGTTYFFFLFLFLLTLLWYIINTMIKYVISKISGLKVIENESIRYNQYFFQVLGIFLLPGIIGLYFFPHQLMGYNFQDIAEKYIIVATLLLLANKLIQSIFQSFEIKISWFYIFLYICTLEILPLCIGFQLIINQNPI
- a CDS encoding YbjN domain-containing protein; this encodes METQQNHFQKIKAYLVDLNYVIKVEDEENGLFVIEREEEGIFNLVLDCEDPILIMEQFLFEVKNETPELYKSLLTKNRDIVHGAFVLHENKVSFRDTLQIENLDRNEIEGSINSLSLLMTEYNRELIEFSK
- a CDS encoding O-antigen ligase family protein, producing MGFKQSQILTLFKLYQKNFFHYNYTFFCIALVVGLSTSEIIMSVASISLAINWLLEGQFKKKYALVKQRKQLPSLLIIGYFSLTIWLINTSNFEYAFNDLKVKLPLLVFPLVLGSITLSFQQIQAIFKFFVLGLLFSTLISFLVYLEIIPIKKDLSDIRNISIFISHIRLSLLICLAIVLLIKPTKGNYIFPPILTIGFSLWFILFLFILQAFTGLFILGVLSIVFLAYLIFKSKNKLLKLFVTISFIGIGAFFTHKVYTIYNNNFVAPPIIVSQLDYASKTGEVYQYKVEDDWLENGNRVWLYIAPKELAKAWNARSTIPFDSTDHKGQPMWGTLYRYLTSKNLRKDQEGLEKLSHDEIRAIEQGTTNCCEKLNGFDKKIKDVIFEFERYRNGQNPNGHSFIQRIIYLRASVELFKHNFWFGVGLGDVHDEFLTYYEENNSLLKGKNRKRVHNQYMSFAVGLGVFGLIIWLFILYFPIVKKPRNKNIYLLFILIISLSFLTDNTLERQAGVMFFAFFNSLFLFQPFKSQA
- a CDS encoding universal stress protein; protein product: MKKILVPTDFSKAAFNALEYAINLSEKLEAEIILLNAYAVPNSSVMIDLTDVLREDSVSGLEKVKAEALEKFPAAKIETVDYNGDLTASVSHCSKNYNVDLVIMGTTGASGLKETFVGSNTATLIQEINIPLIAIPYDCRFEDKLKIAVSTDLQNLKNIGVFESVKELARLLNGAFHLINVSEDLSKVDPTKFVEHAADVDDIFTGFEHTFKFLENTDYEAEILDYIVANNINLLVVVSRKRNFFERLFHKSISRKLTMHSPVPIVVLSE
- a CDS encoding helix-turn-helix domain-containing protein; protein product: MSTIGINIKKIRSVKGLNQTAFANLFGLTRANIGSYEELRAEPKIDTIIKIATHYKIPIDKLVRKELTVNEISNFDIFSKVPSYHTEKQPKGIKLVNQNDLKDYPKLKKDTKYLSNLQSINLPIQHIKAKNIIIFNEGNTLFSGKDSFYHGDFLYLEAIENKTSSFLGVIVDAEQFHKGLITIHKNKISIQPLNNNNDKREILYTDQLEIWEIKGKFTTEISHENTLVTQLKNIEERLRKIEQEK
- the rnpA gene encoding ribonuclease P protein component, coding for MKQGLSRAHSLKNKLTITRIFSKKDGFITYPIRISYTETNSALPVQVLFSVPKRKFKKATDRNRIKRLMREAYRLNQSEFLEGLQSKNKTIALYIGYVGKEIPSYSVIEKKIKLSLVRLLKELETKEQ
- a CDS encoding E3 ubiquitin ligase family protein produces the protein MGFYIGGIILLVVAVIFFIIQKKRSGKLHHIEYNDTTSINQIVENHNEMSGSFGPGSFSLYSEVKGIATANTPIKTEFSHQECVYYKSTVTREYEVLEKTKDASGKSSKRWVRKSEVVANNENKSHDFMIRDNSGEILLNTEGSELHAKKTFSKFEEGDDAPKGGLNISIGSFSISSGSNYRTIGYKYEEYAIPTKTPLYVIGDANDRSGRLQISKPTDKRPFIVSTKSEDEITKQLSSSAKWMFYGAIGCAVAAGTLIVIGVIKSF
- a CDS encoding uroporphyrinogen-III synthase translates to MPIKSILVSQPQPKAGKNPFESLAQKNNLKVDFRSFIHVEGVEEQEFRKSRISLSDYTAVILTSRNAVDHYFRMAKETRFNVPDDMKYFCISEAVAYYLQNYIVYRKRKIFVGKQRITDLIDVLKKQKKEKFIVPCSDIQRSIIPEQLEKAGLDFQNAVLFKTVCSDLSDLEDVKYDMLVFYSPSGIESLFKNFPDFVQNDTKIAVFGPTTQKAVEAAGLRIDVSAPQPGTPSMTMAIEKYIKEQGK
- a CDS encoding DUF4178 domain-containing protein, coding for MFGFFKKKEEPVEATLHNLTIGATLEYDMKNWVVQEVYHYLWENNFKSREYKLSDGSSVLFLEVADDGVLYMTVPAEILKVAPRFKDEVLTYASVPENLIYNSEVYKLDEEAFGEYQKEGAEGWSELTSWMYWNEKDEFICIERWSKFEFEAHLGKKINPFAIDKLLPGN
- a CDS encoding S41 family peptidase, with the protein product MKLKHLLILLTVGIVLSSGTTYTLSYYFDDKDDDNYFEITKNLRTMSAVYNVINTYYVDEPQPGKMMKTGIDAMLKSLDPYTVYIPESQIEDYRYMTTGQYGGIGSLIQKQGDHIVISEPYEGFPAQKGGLKAGDILIEVDGVSVEGKETSDMSKILKGGAGTALTIKFKRGEETKEITLKREEVKIAEVPYFGMIDDEVGYVKLTSFTNTASKNIGKALRTLKDSLGMKKVILDLRGNGGGLLHEAVNIVNFWVPKGQLVVETKGRLETMNRSYKTQNNAFDENMPIAVLINDRSASASEIVSGSIQDLDRGIVIGERSYGKGLVQQTKDINFGSKVKVTIAKYYTPSGRCIQKLDYSHRDGKGKVHEVSDSLIHSFKTKNGRTVKDGRGIDPDVVIEEEIYNKLTAVLVTKNMLFEYATQYERAHPSIASSKKFELTADEYQDFIAFIKNQEDISYTTDSQELLEQLKEVAKDEKYFNESESEFKLLLEKLTPNLENDLIRYQEEIKELLENEIVSRYYFQKGRVEASLKHDTYIDKALDILNNNERYEQILTVQ
- a CDS encoding DUF308 domain-containing protein; this translates as MIKKIDKGYSFGISHRVTGAAFLVTGGFAVVLSFFGGGNWVSLLFGTFLFVAGSIMLFAKEMIIINYKEKTFKNQLNVFGVTYTKENDLVKYRDISIISKRYSYDDSYDDNTESYYETGGDYIYKHDLVFLTPKHLGRLLISQFDDYEEALELGKVVAKYTGKPLVKYSPQRISKRR
- the speD gene encoding adenosylmethionine decarboxylase, producing MQTLGFHTLIELHGCDAKKINDTALVEKTLLEAAKIASLSVVNTTIHHFNPIGVSGVIVIKESHIAIHTWPEYKYVALDFFTCNESYELTEALAYIKTIFEAEIMELKEVKRGTINQLTPSFNK
- a CDS encoding DUF4178 domain-containing protein, with product MSDSSFEPKLTELKVGYTFDYNLKTWIVEEVYHYKWGNNFTSKEYKIYAGDEEGYLEVEDDGVLKILFSKEIDIPLKSSDFIPYADPIPTIGYQGKTYSFNEKFNSEARNDEDNYWESFYLWDYYDSQGEEFISVENWDGDIEACHGHKVQELEISNVTPGDPNRARERKLQRKHGYNSTYKGGGDDNPTPVKIILFMIILVVFIVIMSRGCNGTYIHTGNSGRYHHVGGGGWSGGGGGGFRGGGGGFGK
- a CDS encoding PspA/IM30 family protein: MSIFRRLFKIGQSEAHNLVDKLEDPIKLTEQGIRDLKKDLDASLKALAEVKALRIRSNADLNKSKFQVEDFEKKAMTLLNNAKEGKMDAAEADRLATEALKRVQQAKENGARAQAEVQKFDQSIAQLEANINKVKSNISKYENELKTLKARMKVSKATKKINKQLSQVDSTGTIAMLEKMKDKVAEEEALAEAYGDIAEQSKSVDEEIDAALDNVDADSADALAELKKKMGM